A window of Longispora fulva contains these coding sequences:
- a CDS encoding FtsX-like permease family protein gives MASSVTLQGIRYRRGLSVVVLVLAVFAAAAAVLVPAYTRAAQDSVLRDGLSTAASWQTELWFDAAAQGGVGPADLHAAADRILTERPAVGRHFATGVDGSSEKIVIGPHHALALHVYRQGVCAHVTIVAGTCTDPTRGGEILLGVKAAELVGAKVGQPFGYQVVVNGTTVDRTGTVVGTYTPTDTLSPFWGRSNYFGGTGTEATDKLDAPVLTSNPAEVTALDRRVTVEYPLKGGSVALSDTGQLGSDIKDLARQAGGSLLPGMLDDIRAEQDALTASIPLVALPLLLLCLFVLYLAVASVTEERGPEIALAKLRGFGTGRTVRFGLGEALVLVALATPLGLLLGLGFTWLAAGAILADGVIVELRWELLAAALIAVVAGMGTVWLASRRTLLTPALALLRRVPPRARFKAAVGEGIVVALTAVALYQVLAAGDRTSSLALLAAPLLALLAGLGVARGLAMWSRRRVGAALRSGRVPAMLASAQLGRRQSTVRLSMVLTVALSLLGFSTAIWSVADYNRVRVADAYAGAPTVYRVLATDPQVLMDGVARADPTGTYAMAAIRVSQFYAGDNLTIVGIDPTRFPNVALWPHGEPGTAQEVADKVAVDQSRAITVKGPEFAAEVTATKVESTDPMQLAAWVTTPGKGPREVPMGALRTGTGTYRAAVPDCAAGCRLLGLIVQRFPGRSAPYAVDLTVTKLLDGTRPVDAHLDLAGAWQEVKPADSTAGTVAPGLTVSVRGSGSEDYRVRYTDLPDRLPAVLAGATPDANRKGDEFSIVALGANPQPFDVAQRAGLAPRVGEHGILVDLRAEVWTAAVDANLSASSSVSYEVWVAAGAPDTLRAALAAAGVQVVEVQSRDTRLERLSRAAPALALWLYLAAGVLAVLLAVGAVLLNAYIGVRARQYELVALRIAGLPAGTLRAGVRREYATLLGVPLVVGGVVGLLSAGLMVSAIPLVSAAKDAITPVYKLAPYQLGTAGALTLLGFAGVVWLVLGLVRRADPALLRTGGQ, from the coding sequence GTGGCCAGTTCCGTCACGCTGCAGGGCATCCGGTACCGGCGAGGACTCTCCGTGGTCGTCCTGGTGCTCGCGGTGTTCGCAGCCGCCGCTGCGGTGCTCGTGCCCGCGTACACCCGCGCGGCTCAGGACTCGGTGCTGCGGGACGGGCTGAGTACCGCGGCGTCCTGGCAGACGGAGCTGTGGTTCGACGCCGCGGCCCAGGGCGGGGTGGGCCCCGCGGACCTGCACGCCGCCGCCGACCGGATTCTGACCGAACGTCCGGCGGTCGGCCGGCACTTCGCGACCGGGGTGGACGGGTCCTCGGAGAAGATCGTGATCGGGCCGCACCACGCGCTGGCCCTGCACGTCTACCGGCAGGGCGTGTGCGCCCACGTCACGATCGTGGCCGGCACCTGCACCGACCCGACCAGGGGTGGCGAGATCCTGCTCGGGGTCAAGGCCGCGGAGCTGGTCGGCGCGAAGGTGGGACAGCCGTTCGGGTACCAGGTCGTGGTGAACGGGACGACCGTCGACCGGACCGGCACCGTGGTCGGGACCTACACCCCGACCGACACGCTGTCGCCGTTCTGGGGCCGGAGCAACTACTTCGGGGGTACGGGCACCGAGGCTACCGACAAGCTCGACGCGCCGGTGCTGACGAGCAACCCGGCGGAGGTGACGGCGCTGGACCGGCGCGTGACCGTGGAGTACCCGCTGAAGGGTGGATCCGTCGCCCTCTCCGACACCGGACAGCTGGGCTCCGACATCAAGGATCTCGCCCGCCAGGCCGGGGGTTCCCTGCTGCCGGGGATGCTCGACGACATCCGCGCCGAGCAGGACGCCCTGACCGCCAGTATCCCGCTGGTCGCCCTGCCGCTCCTGCTGCTGTGCCTGTTCGTGCTGTACCTGGCGGTCGCGTCCGTCACCGAGGAACGCGGCCCGGAGATCGCGCTGGCCAAGCTGCGCGGCTTCGGCACCGGCCGGACCGTGAGGTTCGGGCTCGGCGAGGCCCTCGTGCTGGTGGCCCTCGCCACCCCGCTCGGCCTGCTCCTCGGACTCGGCTTCACCTGGCTGGCCGCCGGGGCGATCCTCGCCGACGGGGTGATCGTCGAGCTGCGCTGGGAGCTGCTCGCCGCCGCGCTGATCGCCGTCGTCGCCGGGATGGGCACGGTGTGGCTGGCGTCCCGGCGGACCCTGCTCACCCCGGCTCTGGCCCTGCTGCGCCGGGTGCCGCCGCGCGCCCGGTTCAAGGCCGCCGTGGGCGAGGGGATCGTCGTCGCGCTCACCGCCGTCGCGCTGTACCAGGTGCTCGCGGCGGGCGACCGGACCTCGTCCCTGGCGCTGCTCGCCGCCCCGCTGCTGGCCCTGCTCGCCGGGCTCGGCGTGGCCCGCGGCCTGGCGATGTGGAGCCGTCGCCGGGTCGGTGCGGCCCTGCGCTCCGGCCGGGTGCCGGCGATGCTCGCCAGCGCCCAGCTGGGCCGGCGGCAGTCCACCGTCCGGTTGAGCATGGTGCTCACCGTCGCGTTGTCGCTGCTGGGGTTCTCCACGGCGATCTGGAGCGTGGCCGACTACAACCGGGTCCGGGTCGCCGACGCGTACGCCGGCGCGCCCACCGTCTACCGGGTGCTGGCCACCGACCCGCAGGTCCTCATGGACGGGGTGGCGCGCGCCGACCCGACGGGCACGTACGCGATGGCGGCGATCCGGGTCTCCCAGTTCTACGCCGGCGACAACCTGACCATCGTCGGCATCGACCCGACCCGGTTCCCGAACGTCGCACTGTGGCCGCACGGCGAGCCCGGCACCGCCCAGGAGGTCGCGGACAAGGTCGCCGTCGACCAGTCCCGGGCGATCACGGTCAAGGGGCCTGAGTTCGCGGCCGAGGTCACCGCCACGAAGGTCGAGAGCACCGACCCGATGCAGCTCGCCGCGTGGGTCACCACCCCGGGCAAGGGTCCGCGCGAGGTGCCGATGGGCGCGCTGCGCACCGGGACCGGCACCTACCGGGCCGCAGTGCCCGACTGTGCCGCCGGCTGCCGGCTCCTTGGCCTGATCGTGCAGCGGTTCCCGGGCCGGTCGGCCCCGTACGCCGTGGACCTGACCGTCACGAAGCTGCTCGACGGCACCAGGCCGGTCGACGCGCACCTGGACCTCGCCGGCGCCTGGCAGGAGGTCAAGCCGGCCGACTCGACGGCGGGCACCGTCGCCCCCGGCCTGACCGTGTCGGTGCGGGGCTCCGGCTCGGAGGACTACCGGGTGCGCTACACCGACCTGCCCGACCGGCTGCCCGCCGTCCTCGCCGGGGCCACCCCGGACGCCAACCGCAAGGGCGACGAGTTCTCCATCGTCGCGCTCGGCGCCAACCCGCAGCCGTTCGACGTCGCCCAGCGGGCCGGGCTCGCGCCCCGGGTCGGCGAGCACGGCATCCTTGTCGACCTGCGGGCCGAGGTGTGGACCGCCGCCGTGGACGCGAACCTCAGCGCTTCCAGCAGCGTCTCCTACGAGGTGTGGGTCGCGGCCGGCGCGCCGGACACCCTGCGCGCCGCGCTCGCCGCCGCCGGGGTGCAGGTCGTGGAGGTGCAGTCCCGCGACACTCGGCTGGAGCGGTTGAGCCGGGCGGCACCGGCGCTCGCCCTGTGGCTGTACCTGGCCGCCGGGGTGCTCGCAGTGCTGCTCGCCGTGGGCGCGGTGCTGCTCAACGCCTACATCGGGGTGCGGGCCCGGCAGTACGAGCTGGTGGCGCTGCGGATCGCCGGTCTGCCGGCCGGCACGCTGCGGGCCGGGGTGCGGCGGGAGTACGCGACCCTGCTCGGGGTGCCGCTCGTCGTCGGCGGCGTGGTCGGGCTGCTGTCCGCCGGGCTGATGGTGTCGGCGATTCCCCTGGTCAGTGCCGCGAAGGACGCGATCACGCCGGTCTACAAGCTGGCGCCGTACCAGCTGGGCACCGCCGGGGCGCTCACTCTGCTCGGCTTCGCCGGGGTGGTCTGGCTCGTGCTGGGCCTCGTCCGGCGGGCCGACCCGGCGCTGCTGCGCACCGGCGGCCAGTGA